ACTGTTTTCCAGCTTATGTAATTCTAAAATACCAAATGTGATTTACTTATTGTAGTTTATTTGTGGTCAAAATCAGATgagtttctttttaatattgaaaatgATAGAAagccaaataaatgaaaaaaaatgatgtttttctccataaaacaaatacagatgaagaagaacaaagaaaataaacacatttattaattgCATGCGTGCTTGCTGTTgatgaaaagattaatttttacCATGTATGGGCAGTGACATCACTGGGTGAAGCAGGTTGCCAGCCTCAGCTCATGTGAATTTTGTCAgagcataaaaaaacagatgttatatatatctgtatatatatatttgtttgtttgttttttttaaaatatgggaAAATAATCTAGTCAAATTAAAAAAGTCCACCCACTAAGGTTTATGAgcacaaaatacagaaatggcAAATAAGTacttgagttttgttttttttctatcactgGTTTCTAATGAGAAAATTCATTAAAATTCAGATTCTGATCTTTTATCTGACgaaataaaaggacaaaatctGAATCTTTAAATTATCCTCCTTCCCATGTGTAATATTCATTCTTCTATACTTACCCAGACTTGATATCAAATTCTGTACTTTTGAAGATTGTAGGAACCTTTTGTACAGATCTGAAGAGCACTCAAATAACTGTAGTGGAAATAACAACTAAgtacacacacgcccacacacacacacacacgcacacaggaGCTGGCATGGCAGCTTGTTATCTCTAAAGGACATGAGTCTTGTATTGGATCAGCCACCCTAGTGGCTTTCTATCTGTCCAATCCTGGCTATGTAGAAGCTGGCGCTGAAGCACAGACATTTGCATGGaataggaaaaataattaaaacaacacaagatCTCATGAAAGTCTTttgtatattgttttttttttttttttgtcagaaccaaattaaaaacacacgACAGCCAGTGTTGTATTTCTGTTCCTTCACACAAAGCTGCAAAGCAACGAGAACCGGAGAAAAGGCACACAATACCAAATTGTGGTATTGTGTCCCACAATTTGGCACACAATACCACTTCTACAGCTGAAGAATCCATTCATTCTACAGAATGAATGGATTCTTCAGCTGTAGAATGAATGGATACTACAGCTGATCAGTCCGCAGGCCTTTAAGTGCGTAATGTGACATTATGTGTCCATAATGTGACACGAGCTAAACTCACAGATAAACATATTATCCTCTTTGTGTGGCTAGTTTATTCTAAAAATGATCGGGTTTATGCAGCACTAATCAGATGAGCATCAAAGTGAGATTAAAAACCTGCTGGTAATCTACATTACCAGCAGGTTGCCTTGGCAACATAATCTCCTATAGTCAACATTTTTGAAGGTGGCATGGTGAAACAAGTTTTTATGGTTAAAAGATACCTTACATTACAAAGGTCCTGCTTTGTTTCCAGCTTCCAGTGGAAATTACATTTCTCTGCTGTAGTTCTCTACAAATCCAGGCAAAATGatacagaaaatacaattaaagagggtaaatgttgtttaaactttacagcagcaaaaaaaataaaagcacaggtacaacacaaaataattggTTCACGATTCAGCTTGTAGAGGTCTTAATGTGCCACAATtcaatttaaagaaatcatCAAATAATTGCTCCAatcagggccggcccaaggttATATGTGGCCATAAGCAGAACTTGATTTGGGTCCCGGACTCCTACTCAGAATATCAGGACCAACAACAGCAGTTTGATCCAGGTATGGTGAAATTTGGGAGGAGGGGCGGGGCTAACTGAAGgtcaaacacagaaatggtGACAGTTGTAGCATCAGATTGTAACCATGGTAATTCCATAATTTATTCCTCAAAATTGAGTGATTCCATAATTCTTTGTTCTGcttgatttaagaaaaaaaatcagcttaattacaacaatatatttttttctaatgttagatgtaattttttctgctttattttatttatttattttgctgacaaACCTCTTCTATGATTGTAGGTTCCATATTTTTATGCCGGGAGATGTTTCCACAATGAAAtagattgacaaaaaaaaaaaaatgaaattgacaTCATGTTCCTGCCAAATGtaggagcaaaaaaaagaagaaaggaagaaagaaaaaaaacagaaagaaagacaagcAAGACAAACAAATTTTAGTTACTTTAAAATTCAGccacaacacaaataaaatgttggctTAGGAGTGATCCTAGagaagaaactttaaaaattatatagAATCATAAGTTACTTTAGAGATGCACAGAAAAATCGGCTGGTGACCAATTTGTGGTCAGAAACCCAGAAATTTGAAAGACTCCACTGACGGCAACCTTCTTCAGTGAGTAAGTTGCTGTGGAGGGAAGAAGACTCAAAGgttagctttttttccccagaaacgTTGAGGTGTTTTGAAATGGAGGAAGCACAAAAGCGAGCAAGcggctttttaaaaacagaaaaactatcTCCTGTCAGCCGGTCATTCAGACTGCGGCAACACAGAGCCGGACCTCACTGGATGCTGATCGTTTCACTCCAAATGCTGTCTGCAGTCTGAGGGCCTTTCACACCAGACCTTTTctggacttaaaaaaataaattgtctgcCATAAGACGTCAATTGAAACGTACCTTCGGGGTTCCCTCCCTCCCCCAAGTAGTGGAAGGAAGAAACTGACATAAAGCGAACTTTAGTAGAATCCAGGGAGGAGGAACATGTTGCAACAAAGTTCCTGTTTTATCCTTCTGACCTTCTAATCTGACTGTTTTAGATTACAAATAGCGATTGAGATACCTATTGTCATTTGAGGTGATATCATGCACTAAATTGTGATGTTTGCAAACCTAACAAAACAAAGCATTCCACCGTTGCTCCAGCAAAGCATCAATAAAGATCAAAATATGTGAGAAGATGATTGTGTTGTGCTGTAGTTTCACCGCTAATGTACTGAATACACACCGACACTCCTTTTTAACCCAGTAATGCTAACTAAGCTAACCATGCTAATAGCTAACAAAACAGTCAAAAGAACTCAAATCCCTCTGTAatactttttgtctttgtttgtgactgacaaaattttcttttatacagCGACTTCACCTCTGCTCTGGACATAAATAATTAGCGACCTTTCCCatcttttttaaatgcaaactaATTTgaacactgtttaaaaaaaagtagttcTAAGTAGTTCTTAAAGAAAATCAGACCAAAATTGGTACTTGCAGAtcaaaacaatttacaaaaattgTTGATGGGGCTCAGCGGTAAAGTGTGACCCAGGCATGGAGGAATTAGTTCAATGACCTtcgctgcatgtcttccctctcttaTAAtacactttcctgtctgacaactgctaaaaaaaaggccactagagccgaCAAAACCTTTTGAATAACGTTGGTCATGAATCGGCCACAAACCGCTGATCTGTGCATCTCTACAAGTTATACAACCCACTGGCAGGAACGAAATGGATTGAAATGTTTAGAGAAATTGCAACGTTCTGACACACTCCAATAACATTGAAAGCATCCCTCGTTTACTAGAGTCACACATCAAGTAAagtataaaacacacacacctgcctCAGTAAATAgtccaataaaacaaacaaaataaacccagACAAATGTTCTTTAGGTTCAAGAAAGTATTcagctttttactgttactgtctctttaagttAGTCACTGTGGTGAGGCATGAATATGTCACCTCACTGTGGAAAATGTCAGTCCTCACATATGAACAATAAATCATTGCAAAGAgctaaaacacaaccaaacacaATCAAACAGTACAGAGCCAGTGACTTTTTCTCTCCCCCAGGTTAAGCGAAGAGCCAGGTCCGAACCAGATCCACGGTCCAGTCAGGGCTCCTCTGATTTTgttgtggaaggaaaacaaagtggAGAAGCGGCTGAGGACCCCCCGCTGATGAAACACAAGCTCCCCGACCAGCCAGCCGAGCCAGAAAAGGACCCGTCACGTAGCAGCGCCACAGTAAGTCCTCCATCACAAATCTAGCAAGTAAACGGCGGCGCATCTCTCCGCTTCCGTTTCCTCAGAATGAGTCAACTTAACACACACAGGAGACTCAAAACCGCTCTTCTGAGAGTCCTCTCTTCAGTTTTTGGGATAGATTTTCTCATAGAAGAAATTTTGAGCCAGCAGGTAGAGTTCCCCGTCTTTTTCTCTGACAGCATGGGCCCTGACGAACTGGAACTGCTCCAGCGCAAACTCATAGAAGTCGTTCTCCATCTTCCAGATGGCTGACTGCTGCAGCTTGGCGATGGATTCCTTAGTGGGTGGCTTTTTCTCACTGGTCCTCCTCAAGTGGGATTTCTTTCCTTTAAGACAAGAAGATACAAGGTAGGTGTCTAgtcactcaaaaaaaaaaaaaaaaaaaactgttatgaaattttttttctaacatttccAGCATTAAAACCTCCGCTTTACCTGATTTATCTCTATTGTCTCAGGAATGACTGAATTTCTCAAATTACCCACAGATGGACTCAGTTTTTTAAGAAGTTAAATTCTGAAGGCAGTAAAAGGGCTCTGAATTAACTTActtaattactttaaaaactaTTCAGTAATTAGTGTggtaaattattaaatattttcttccacttcaacATTAAGTAGACTACCTGGCCATAAAAAGGCAGCACACTAATAACAGGTCAGACCAGGTTTAgcagtggaataaaaaaacatttattgatggAATGAAATGGTGATTCAGTAAATATTGAgcccaaagggaaatgaaatgttgttgtaactcatattaattcaaattcttcaaagagttattgtaaaTGGTGATGGCTTTCGCCAAGAAAGacctcctgtagcagtctgtatcacAGTGAAtatgaagaagcctctgactgaagttCTTCTTAAAGCTATCTCATAAAGATTgtcagggttgtccataattttcttgaatttatgtaaaatccttctttgcatcatcatcatcatcatcatcatcatctctaGAGGTCCCACAGACGTCccctgaacagaaccagccaACTTCACCGGGTGAGATCGGTTACTACGGTTACGGAGTTGGGTGAaaacaactctggaaaaaaatttcaGGGCCCAATGCACTGAACCAtgttgaaaacctcctggttattccaccaaatattgatttctgaactcttcccaagttaaaacattagcattgttgtttctaaatgaatatgaacttgttgtctttgcattatttgaggtctgaaagcgctgcatctttctttattattttggccatttctcattttctgcaaattaaaactacatttttgaTTGGAATAtcggagacatgttgtcagtagctCATAGAACAATGTTcgttttactcaaacatatatcTTTAAAACGTAAAATCAGAGAATTTTAAGTGGTCTCctatttttcccccccagagTATTTTACATACTCATATTGCCACCTTCCAAAATATCTTTTGGTAAAGAGAGGTGGTGATTTTTTTGGATGGAGCCAGGGGAGGGAAGACTTATGCCGTTATTGGAGGAAGGTGGCATCATAACATATGTAGAAATGCTCTCTGGAATGAGTTAGGAGTTTCTCCTGCTGCGTCTTAAGAATCTGTCCTTTTGAAGTCTGGctatttgattaaatatttaagatctgaattttttttcccctccagttagattttttttttaaatataaagccATGATAGTTGTTTATTCCAGCAAAAGGGGTTGAGGCGGTACTAGGATTTAACGATAGAGTAAAACTTGCGCTACCCGTTTTGTACAACTCTGTGGCTCCTCTGAAGAACCGTGGCAACGCAGCCTCCAGCATCATCACAAAGTCCTCCAGCTCCTCGGTGACTCCCACCAGCATGTACTCATTCACCAGGTTGTATTTGGCCTGCTCCAGCGCCCACTGGCTGCCCACGTTCCTGCACACATCAAGTTTTGTTTGGGTTGACGGGGAGAAAAGCAAGACGAGACCATTTCTGTTCCGGTTGCTGTTCAAGactataaaaatttaaaaaaaatatgcggCTATCGGAGCAGGGATGGAGGGGAGGGATGGCGCTGTGGATGGGAACACATCAGGAGTGAGACGCCACCAACACATGCGCTGCGAGAGATGGAGCCAAGAGCGTGTTGTGAGCCCAGAGGACAAAATGGAGgctgagaagaagaaaaaaaaaaaaaaacaacagctgcttttcagatgtttcttaGTTTGTTTCAGCTTTCCATCCCGTTCTCTAGAGAAGAAAGTAAAAGGTGTCAGAGAGTCACAGCAAGAATAAAAGCAATGCAAAAGGTGAGCTGGTTACATAAATACAGAgatgaggtcaaaggtgaaagcACTGAAAGATCCTGGGAGGAGGGGAGCAAAGTACTTTAAGGCGCAATGTGAACTGATAAAAGCTGCTGCTTAGAAACTATTTTACAAGCAGAGATAACAAAACGATACAGAcaacaaaatatgtataaaactTTCATCTTGTCCTTTTTAAAGCAaggctgcaggaaaaaaaagaagtgcaaaATTAGGAAGCATATTATAGtagctggtaaaaatgttcagattggTGCTTATTCTTAAATTAGACAATGTTTTAATTGGTCATTTTACTTATTACGTAGaacaactaaaatgttttctgattgtGAAAAGACTAAACACTGGTCTTGCTAAAATGTTCAtattagttaatttttttctgcattgttaaaatttgtattaattATCTACACAGCTGAAATcagaataatcaaataaaaatacactttctccctgtctgaagttaaatcagaccaaacttctctcACTTTAGATCAGTCAAAATTACCaaacatatttctatttgctaaatgttgGAAAACGTATTGAGGAGATTTTTACACAGATttcttttgtaactttctttgaATTTAGAAGTTTCCATACATTTACATACAAACGGTTTAAGTCGGACAGTTTAAATCCCTGATGCTGACCAAATGCTTGTAAACTTCAGAATTCGAAGAAAGTTTCAAAAGTTCTCAATAAaaattttctaacatttagaaaatggaaTAAACTGGAATAAAGGAAAATGTCAGCGTGTGCCACAGATTAGAATGTGGAGATTGTTCTGTCGAGTACGGCTGCTTTCAGGCTCAATTCACCAACTATTACTGTTTGATATCGGTCAACAAAACTGACATCATGatatacattttgctttttttctcctatAACAGTTTACAGTGCGCCCAGGCATATTCGGTAATCCATACTTCTAAACTCAAATTGCAGGATTCTTTTCTCCAGTTCGTGTTATAAAAATCAGGACATTTCACTACAAAATATTCACCTCAAACTGCTCTTCTGTaggaaacacaaataaagaagcaaaataatTAAGTgctgaaactgttttatttatttatttatttcatgttcaGTGTGGTATTTTGCCATTGGTGCTGCAGGACATGGAGGTCCACCACTCTCTTCGTGTTATCTTTTGATTTTCCATGGTGTCAcacaaagaaacaggaagtttgagTAGTTCCCTTGAAAAGTGTTCCTCCAGTTAACTTGTCTTAATGTATGTAAACtcttgaatttgaaaaaatccacaaaaacttGTAAAGGGGCAGTATAATCTATCAAGCACAATCAACTGTCTATGTTATCTTCAGCTGTTATTAAAATGCTATATAgctatatatctatagatatagatatagatatatgacttaaaagtaacttaactttaatgtcttgaaattgggcctctgtttctttaagaaactcttgctctttctgaaactctccctttcagaaagtcatcacaacatggttcctctattaaccctctaacaatgttttttaccaacgttgcactgagaagtagctcctatgaCGAGCTTAGCAGATgcacagctccaccaggtgtttgctaattgctgctggctagtctgaaggagctgagggggAGATGCAggggcaacactccaggtatgtttttggaTGAGGGAATACCAttataaaatgatgtaaagtCCAAAAAAGTTGACATTACATAATATATCCTTTAATGTTTCAACATTTAACAATTAGAGATAAAATTGGCAATCCTAACTAACCAAAGTTGGGAAACGTTAACCCTGATATAATGTCAgacaatgaggaaaaaaagctggTCTTTTTCACAGAGTACAGCTGAATATCTGGTCTCAGCTGTACTAGCCTCAGGTTGAGTTTAGTCTAAGAGTTATTAATGTCCTGTGTTTCCACGGGAACGATAACCAGAGTGTTTGCTGTCAAAGAGGAATAAGGAGTGAAACTGGAACTCTTACCAGCATTCAGAATAGTGGCCACAGAAAAAGGGGATCTGGAGCCAGAGTTTCTCAGGAGCACAGTCCGATCCGCCGGCTGACACGCACTCGTCAAACGTCTGAAACAAACGCGCACAAAACGCATCAGGGGACAAAGCCGGGCATCTTTTTTAACCCTTTCTTAATCATCTACATCCAACCATGCATGCAGAGCATCATCTGACATCAATATGACTCAGAAACATGACTCAGCAGGAAAGTGGGACAGAGAGGAAGCAGAGGGGATTGttggcatgttttgtttttttttgtgtgtgtttttttataccTTCTTGTCTCCTTGTTTCCTGCGTCTCAGGCCGGGTCTGTAGTCGTCCCCGAACCGCAGGAAGTAATAATAAGATACCAGCCTCTCGATGGGGTCTCTGATCAGGTTAATGTAGATGGGCTTCCTCTTCACTCCAAACCTGAGGAGGATTCGCTGAGTCAGGCAACTGGACAAGGCTGGACAGTAAAACCATTTTATCATGGggaacaaaaaatgtaaagtttgtgaTAGAAATGTACCGATCCCACGTTAATATCTGTAGCGGTCcagatattgaaaaaaattctagatgAGGTATTGTGACAATGTGCCCGATATATACAgacagatctattcagtctattTCTATGATTTGTGTTCCGAGCGACGTcatggtttattatttaatttcaatgtttcgaattcctaattgcactttctgaaccatttgttggagtttattttacatgtcTGACCAACCTAGtcaatctgttgtttttgtcagtttcagtttctttcttatttatCTCACACTGGCTGTTCTACTCCCACCTGCACTCATCATGAACTACATCAtggaagttgttttgtttttacgtATTTGTCCAAACTTGTGAAGCTAGCTCAGATGTGGTTCTGGTCCTCTGGGTTTTCTGAACTCCACAGTCAACGCAGCCGTCTAACAGGACATTTCAGAGAATCTCATGCTTGCTTCTGCTGACATGCTTTCTGAGGACGCTGGTTTGATTTTCCAACAGGATTTGGAACCTGTCTGCTTCACCAAAAGCCAGTATGAACATGTCCTAATCTCTGATTGGTGAATCCAGCCGGGTATTGTCAAGTAAGCACATCTCTTTGTGTGTAATGACttcatatattattatttagtttcacTCTTTAAACTGAACTACTGCAACAACTTTTTCataatattataaattaaaGGGAGGAGCATGCCCCCATTCATCTAAGGGACCACCAGGGGGAGTTAAAGACCCTTTGGGTCTTTAACTCAGGAAATCCAACCTTTAACTCCCAGGTTGGATTTCCTGGTATGTAAGCAATCTGccatcataaacatgaacagaaatgatttcTTTACTTGGTAAAATCCAGGAAGGAGACGTGTCCGTGGTAAAACGCCGGCTTCATTTCCCTCCATTCTGTCACGTTCTTTACAAACCGCACCTGAACACACCAGAAAATGCTGATTACGCCAGagtctgtctgtttgtctgtctgcctgCCACACTGTATTAAACCAGAGTCTGTCCGTCTGTCTACCTGGTCCTGTATGGACATGACGGGGTTGTTTTTGGTGGTGTTGATGTGCAGCACGTGGTAGTGGTTCTTCCCGCACAGGTCGTAGGCGATGTTGGTGAAGGAGGTGCTGGCGGTCTTGGGCACGCGGTTGTAGATGATGACCAAGTCGTCCTCGCTGTTGGTCAGCGCGGCCGCCGCCTCGCGCTCCCTCAGGCCGTCCTGCGTGTGCCGCTGCTCGATCTCCCGCACTTCATGCCGGGCGATGGCTCGCTCTGCGGGAACGACAGGAAACCTGATGAAGCCTTACAGGATTCATCTGATCCTGATACTTTACGCGTGGGCCGCCGTTTGTGAAGTTACAGAGTGAAAAATTGAACAGCAGTAATTCTGCAACACTATGCCGAGTCTATTTGGTCCTTATCAGAGTAGGTGTTACTTTAACTCTTTTCAAAGTAATTTCAACAGGAAATGGAGTAATATAACACTTGAAAAAGTTTTGACTACTCaaactatttttgaaataaCTCCGTAAGAGTTCAATTAACAACTAAACACCATGAAACCTGTGAGAGATTTCagtcagaaagaaaatgaatgtgcttattgatttttcaacatcatattttcaccattttattcatacatttagAGTTCCaaactaagtatttagttttcaaactagttcaaattaaatgtttattttactaacTGAATACttagttccaaactaaatatttaatttgaatatttattttccaaattaaatatccagaaagctagctaaatatttagttttctaacaaaaaaaatatttaattagagaGCAGCAGAGCTTATACAGAGGTccaaaatccagtttttattttaatatgcaaTACCCACTTAATGATAAGCTAAATATATTTGCTTGGacctaaacatttagtttacaaGTTATGTATTTAGTTCGGAAAATAAATATcgaagataaatatttaactttctaactaaatatttaaattggaagttaaatatttagtccactaactaaatatttagctccacattaaatatttagtttggaattctgacatttataaatgtaagtgtgacatggtgaaaatatgacctTAAAAAATGAACAGCCATTTCTCAAATGGCTGCTCACTTCAAATCCATCCATCGTTGCGAAGGGTGCAGTAAGACAAATTATTGCTGCTAATAttgactgtgtaactttagCAACAGCGTGCCATATTTACAGTCCTGCACAGTGAGAGCCAAAATACACCAAAGTCACTGCTTATAAAAGAGAAGCAGCCAGGTCTTGCTGATTGGAAAGCATTGATCGGCTGATCATCAGTAAGCAGGATGACCTCTATAAAAACTAATGTGGAGACAGTTTGTGGATCTATTAATCAGGCTGGTGACAAAACAATGTGGAGGAGGAAACCATCGatctaaaaaaaagattataaagcCATAAGAAAAAACCCACAAGTTCTATTTAAGGTCTCAGAATGTAAAGTTTATAACAGTGGAAAAATGTTCCGGTTGGGCCAGAAGAAAGAcccttgggggaaaaaaaatcatttctgaaacCCAAAGTTTTCTTGGGTCAGGTGGGAGGCCCTCCAGCGGGTTCTGAACCGGGCCGTGCAGCACAACCGTGAACCCAAACAGCAGAACGAAAGGGAAAGTAAAGAAGTACGACCTTACGAAGCTCCAGTGAAAGCCTGAAACTAGGCTGAGCTGAAAAGCTTTGCATATGATACATATACAAATGCCCAAGAAACCAAAGTGGTGGACATTTACAGGAACTACTGCTGCTGACGTTGGTTCTACAAACTGAAAGGTGTACTTTGGTCCTGAGACGCTGCATAGATTTAGCATATTTGTTCCCAGGGGGGACAAGACTGCAtattcagagacacataaagacacttacaaagtcagccttctatagCAAGAAGATCATGTCCAGGActaaaggactaatgtccctgcaagatctagagaaactcatccatgtgtttctcttttgtcgCATTTTGTCTGCAACAGtatcttcacaggtctgcctaaacaaaataaaataaaaaaatcaatcagacagctgcagctaaTCCAGAATCTGACTGTATGAGCAACAAATCTAagcttaaatttaaatctgatcCACTCAGTGATGCAGCACTCAGTGATTGATCAATAACACAGCTCTGAGAGAGACTAGAGCTGTAACTTCATTACAAAtagattttcatttcattctgcATCGTCCCTGTCTGTGCGCGGCAAAGCTAAAACTTGTGCCGTGCGTTGCAAGTGGgataaaaaatgttgtcaacAGGATTATTAGTTAATCTTTCTACGAACAATCTGTTTGTAGAAAGTTGTTTGTGGAAAGATATTtctacaaaatgcaaaaagcatTCGTGTCTCTTGGACTTTCCCAGTTTCTCCTCACATTGCAGCAGTAAACTtgcttgagttttttttttttttttttttgcgtttttaTAATGCACTGCAAAAGAACGTAGTGCAGA
This is a stretch of genomic DNA from Gambusia affinis linkage group LG12, SWU_Gaff_1.0, whole genome shotgun sequence. It encodes these proteins:
- the hs2st1a gene encoding heparan sulfate 2-O-sulfotransferase 1, whose protein sequence is MGLLRVIMPPKLQLLALLAFAVAMFFLENQIQKLEESRGKLERAIARHEVREIEQRHTQDGLREREAAAALTNSEDDLVIIYNRVPKTASTSFTNIAYDLCGKNHYHVLHINTTKNNPVMSIQDQVRFVKNVTEWREMKPAFYHGHVSFLDFTKFGVKRKPIYINLIRDPIERLVSYYYFLRFGDDYRPGLRRRKQGDKKTFDECVSAGGSDCAPEKLWLQIPFFCGHYSECWNVGSQWALEQAKYNLVNEYMLVGVTEELEDFVMMLEAALPRFFRGATELYKTGKKSHLRRTSEKKPPTKESIAKLQQSAIWKMENDFYEFALEQFQFVRAHAVREKDGELYLLAQNFFYEKIYPKN